The Aureimonas mangrovi genome includes a region encoding these proteins:
- the tkt gene encoding transketolase, with product MDSETVTNPHEVDKDSHARDMANAIRALSMDAVQKANSGHPGMPMGMADVAAVLFRDFLKIDVKNPSWPDRDRFVLSNGHGSMLLYSLHYLLGYEDMTIDELKNFRQVGSKTAGHPEYGHALGIETTTGPLGQGLANGVGFALAERLMNARFGDELVDHKTYVIVGDGCLMEGISHEAIDLAGHLKLNKLIVLFDDNGISIDGKTSLATSMDQVARFKAAGWNSEHVDGHNPDEIKAALERAQTSDKPTMIACKTIIGFGSPKLAGSEKSHGSPLGDEEIAATRKKLLWESEPFVVPDAILKAWREVGQAGDAKRNEWEERHRGSNQKSEFDAFVSGKLPDGFEKAMADYRAKLVSEKPKLATRKSSEATLQMVNDLTELTIGGSADLTHSVFTQTKGQTSVSADNYAGRYIHYGIREHAMAAVMNGLALHGGIIPYGGTFLTFSDYMRGGMRLSALMGIRVIYVLTHDSIGLGEDGPTHQPIEHLAMLRATPNMLVFRPADAVETAEAWEIALTETHRPSVLSLSRQNLPTVRDDASVNLVAKGAYVLKDTDGVRDVTIMATGSEVEIALNAAEKLAGEGVKAAVVSMPCWELFSEQDESYRTSVLGTAPRVAIEAAGGFGWERWLGDKGRFIGMKGFGASGPAPKLYEQFGITADDAAAAAKELLGR from the coding sequence ATGGATTCCGAGACCGTCACCAACCCGCACGAGGTGGACAAGGACAGCCACGCCCGCGACATGGCGAACGCCATCCGCGCCCTGTCGATGGATGCCGTGCAGAAGGCCAACTCGGGTCATCCGGGCATGCCGATGGGTATGGCCGACGTCGCGGCGGTGCTGTTCCGCGACTTCCTGAAGATCGACGTCAAGAACCCGTCCTGGCCGGACCGCGACCGTTTCGTCCTATCGAACGGACACGGTTCGATGCTGCTCTATTCGCTGCATTATCTCCTCGGCTATGAGGACATGACGATCGACGAGCTCAAGAACTTCCGCCAGGTCGGCTCGAAGACCGCCGGCCACCCGGAATACGGCCATGCGCTGGGCATCGAGACGACCACGGGTCCGCTGGGACAGGGCCTTGCCAACGGCGTCGGCTTCGCACTCGCCGAGCGCCTGATGAACGCCCGCTTCGGCGACGAGCTCGTCGACCACAAGACCTATGTCATCGTCGGCGACGGCTGCCTCATGGAGGGCATCAGCCACGAGGCGATCGACCTTGCCGGACACCTGAAACTGAACAAGCTGATCGTCCTGTTCGACGACAACGGCATCTCGATCGACGGCAAGACTTCGCTCGCGACCTCGATGGATCAGGTCGCGCGCTTCAAGGCGGCCGGATGGAACTCCGAGCATGTCGACGGCCACAACCCGGATGAGATCAAGGCGGCGCTGGAGCGTGCTCAGACGTCCGACAAGCCCACGATGATCGCCTGCAAGACCATCATCGGTTTCGGATCGCCGAAGCTCGCGGGGTCCGAGAAGAGCCACGGCTCGCCGCTCGGCGACGAGGAGATTGCGGCCACCCGCAAGAAGCTCCTTTGGGAGTCCGAGCCCTTCGTCGTCCCCGACGCGATCCTCAAGGCCTGGCGCGAGGTTGGGCAGGCGGGTGACGCCAAGCGCAACGAATGGGAGGAGCGCCATCGTGGCTCCAACCAAAAGTCCGAGTTCGACGCCTTCGTCTCGGGCAAGCTGCCGGACGGTTTCGAGAAGGCAATGGCCGACTATCGCGCCAAGCTCGTTTCGGAGAAGCCCAAGCTCGCCACGCGCAAGTCGTCCGAGGCGACGCTCCAGATGGTCAACGATCTGACCGAGCTGACGATTGGCGGTTCGGCGGACCTGACGCATTCGGTCTTCACGCAGACCAAGGGCCAGACCTCCGTCTCCGCCGATAACTACGCCGGACGCTACATCCACTACGGCATCCGCGAGCATGCCATGGCGGCGGTGATGAACGGGCTTGCGCTTCACGGGGGCATCATCCCCTACGGTGGCACGTTCCTCACCTTCTCGGACTACATGCGCGGCGGCATGCGCCTGTCGGCGCTGATGGGCATCCGGGTCATCTATGTCCTCACGCACGATTCCATCGGGCTGGGCGAAGACGGCCCGACCCACCAGCCAATCGAGCATCTGGCGATGTTGCGCGCGACGCCGAACATGCTGGTTTTCCGCCCGGCCGACGCGGTCGAGACGGCCGAGGCCTGGGAGATCGCGCTGACCGAGACGCATCGCCCGTCCGTCCTGTCGCTGTCGCGCCAGAACCTGCCGACGGTGCGCGACGACGCCAGCGTCAACCTCGTCGCCAAGGGCGCCTACGTCCTGAAGGATACGGATGGCGTGCGCGACGTGACGATCATGGCGACGGGCTCGGAGGTCGAGATCGCGCTCAACGCGGCCGAGAAGCTGGCGGGCGAGGGCGTCAAGGCGGCGGTGGTCTCGATGCCGTGCTGGGAGCTCTTCTCCGAGCAGGACGAGAGTTATCGTACGTCCGTCCTCGGCACCGCGCCGCGCGTTGCCATCGAGGCGGCCGGCGGCTTCGGTTGGGAACGCTGGCTCGGCGATAAGGGCCGGTTCATCGGCATGAAGGGCTTCGGTGCCTCGGGCCCGGCACCCAAGCTTTACGAGCAGTTCGGCATCACGGCCGACGATGCGGCGGCAGCGGCAAAGGAGCTCCTCGGCCGCTAA
- the rpe gene encoding ribulose-phosphate 3-epimerase, translating into MSVIIAPSILSADFSRLGEEVAAVDAAGADWIHLDVMDGHFVPNITFGPPVIKAVRGASRKFFDCHLMIEPADPYLKAFADAGADLISVHAEATRHLDRSLQAIRDLGVKAGVALNPATPETAIEYVLDRVDLVLLMTVNPGFGGQAFIPAVVDKVRRVKAMIGNRPIHIEIDGGVTPQTAPLVIEAGADVLVAGSAVFRGGSAVHYAANIAALRSASA; encoded by the coding sequence ATGAGCGTCATCATCGCCCCGTCTATTCTGTCGGCCGACTTCTCGAGGCTGGGCGAGGAGGTCGCGGCCGTCGATGCGGCAGGCGCGGACTGGATCCATCTCGACGTGATGGACGGGCATTTCGTGCCGAACATCACGTTCGGACCTCCGGTCATCAAGGCGGTGCGTGGTGCCTCGAGGAAGTTCTTCGACTGCCATCTGATGATCGAGCCGGCGGATCCGTATCTGAAGGCCTTCGCCGATGCCGGCGCCGATCTCATATCGGTGCATGCCGAAGCCACGCGCCATCTAGATCGCTCGCTCCAGGCGATCCGCGATCTCGGTGTGAAGGCCGGTGTCGCCCTCAACCCGGCAACGCCCGAGACGGCGATCGAGTACGTCCTCGACCGCGTCGACCTCGTCCTGCTGATGACGGTAAACCCGGGCTTCGGCGGGCAGGCCTTCATCCCCGCCGTCGTCGACAAGGTGCGTCGGGTGAAGGCGATGATCGGTAATCGGCCGATCCATATCGAGATTGATGGCGGCGTGACGCCGCAGACCGCGCCGCTGGTGATCGAAGCAGGCGCGGACGTTCTCGTTGCCGGCTCCGCGGTCTTCAGGGGCGGCAGCGCCGTGCATTACGCCGCCAATATCGCTGCGCTGCGGAGCGCTTCGGCCTGA
- a CDS encoding TerC family protein — translation MEETAITGLASDVVPTWVWLATIGGIAALFIFDFFTHVRKPHEPSFKEAAIWSTFYITLALLFGWGVWHFWDRTHGVEYFAGFITEKSLSVDNLFVFVIIMKSFQVPAAYQQKALLIGIVIALIMRGIFIALGAAAIERFSWVFYIFGLFLLWTAWKLIVESMKHEKSTDEEYEPNAIVQYFQRHLPTTDDFRGNALTVIENGKRYFTPMFIVIIALGMTDLLFALDSIPAIYGLTDAPYIVFTANAFALLGLLQLYFLLGGLLDRLVYLGIGLSLILAFIGVKLIIHAVEANTLPFINNGEEVTVPYWMHIETEQSLMVIIGILVITTVASLLKSRSDARKSTGA, via the coding sequence ATGGAAGAAACGGCAATCACGGGGCTGGCGTCCGACGTCGTGCCGACCTGGGTCTGGCTCGCGACGATCGGCGGTATCGCCGCCCTGTTCATCTTCGACTTCTTCACTCATGTGCGCAAACCGCACGAGCCGAGCTTCAAGGAAGCGGCCATCTGGTCGACCTTCTACATCACGCTCGCGCTTCTGTTCGGCTGGGGCGTCTGGCACTTCTGGGACCGCACCCACGGCGTCGAGTATTTCGCGGGTTTCATTACCGAGAAGTCGCTGTCGGTCGACAATCTCTTCGTCTTCGTGATCATCATGAAGAGCTTCCAGGTGCCGGCGGCCTATCAGCAGAAAGCGCTTCTCATCGGCATCGTGATCGCGCTCATCATGCGCGGTATCTTCATCGCGCTCGGCGCGGCGGCCATCGAGCGCTTCTCCTGGGTGTTCTACATCTTCGGCCTGTTCCTGCTGTGGACGGCGTGGAAGCTCATCGTCGAAAGCATGAAGCACGAGAAGTCGACCGACGAGGAGTACGAGCCGAACGCAATCGTACAGTATTTCCAGCGGCACTTGCCGACGACCGACGATTTCCGCGGCAACGCGCTGACGGTCATCGAGAACGGCAAGCGCTACTTCACGCCGATGTTCATCGTGATCATCGCGCTCGGCATGACGGATCTCCTGTTCGCGCTGGATTCGATCCCCGCGATCTACGGCCTGACGGACGCGCCCTACATCGTCTTCACGGCGAACGCCTTCGCGCTTCTGGGTCTCCTCCAGCTCTACTTCCTGCTGGGCGGCCTGCTCGACCGGCTCGTGTATCTCGGCATCGGCCTGTCGCTCATCCTCGCCTTCATCGGCGTGAAGTTGATCATCCATGCGGTGGAAGCGAACACGCTGCCCTTCATCAACAATGGTGAGGAGGTCACCGTGCCGTACTGGATGCACATCGAGACGGAGCAGTCGCTGATGGTCATCATCGGCATCCTCGTGATCACCA